A region from the Gemmatimonadota bacterium genome encodes:
- a CDS encoding LeuA family protein, with translation MNERDLIHDWNLIEPSLKPGSGIHVELNDETLRDGLQSPSVVDPPIAVKLRLIHLMDSMGIASADIGLPGAGPRAVADVTRIAQEIVASGLQIRPNCAARTVVADVEPIAAISQKVGIPIEACTFIGSSPVRQYAEGWTLERMLQVSEKAVRFAVGEGLPVMFVTEDTTRARPEVLQALYGNAIRWGARRICLADTVGHATPEGVRSLVHFVREEIVEPSGEEVQIDWHGHRDRGLGLANALAAIEAGADRIHGTGLGVGERVGNVEMDLLLVNLKLMGLHQVELSSLCEYCETIAEACHIPLPHDYPVFGRDAFRTATGVHAAAIVKAHAKGDSWLADLVYSGVPAAMFGRSQEIEVGPMCGLSNVKFWLRARGYDADDTELCERILAAAKASDHTLSEAEVLALIASGVGR, from the coding sequence ATGAACGAGCGCGACCTGATCCACGACTGGAACCTGATCGAGCCCTCCTTGAAGCCGGGCTCCGGCATCCACGTGGAGCTGAACGACGAAACCCTCCGGGACGGGCTGCAGAGTCCGTCCGTCGTGGACCCGCCCATCGCCGTGAAGCTGCGGCTGATCCATCTGATGGACTCGATGGGCATCGCCAGCGCCGACATCGGCCTGCCCGGCGCCGGGCCGCGCGCGGTGGCCGACGTGACGCGGATCGCTCAGGAGATCGTCGCGTCGGGACTCCAGATTCGACCCAACTGCGCTGCGCGCACCGTGGTGGCGGACGTCGAGCCGATCGCCGCCATCAGCCAGAAGGTCGGCATTCCCATCGAAGCGTGCACGTTCATCGGCAGCTCTCCCGTGCGGCAATACGCGGAGGGGTGGACGCTGGAGCGGATGCTTCAGGTGTCGGAAAAGGCGGTACGATTCGCGGTCGGTGAAGGTCTCCCCGTGATGTTCGTCACCGAGGACACCACACGGGCCCGACCGGAGGTGCTCCAAGCGCTCTACGGGAACGCGATCCGTTGGGGAGCCCGTCGGATCTGCCTGGCGGACACCGTCGGGCACGCGACTCCCGAGGGGGTGCGCTCGCTGGTGCACTTCGTCCGTGAGGAGATCGTCGAGCCCTCGGGCGAGGAGGTGCAAATCGACTGGCACGGCCACCGGGACCGCGGTCTCGGGCTTGCCAACGCTTTGGCCGCCATCGAGGCAGGCGCCGACCGCATCCACGGGACGGGACTTGGTGTGGGAGAGCGCGTCGGCAACGTCGAGATGGACCTGTTGCTGGTCAACTTGAAGCTGATGGGCCTGCACCAGGTGGAGCTGTCGTCGCTGTGCGAGTACTGTGAGACCATTGCGGAGGCCTGCCACATTCCGCTGCCTCACGACTATCCTGTCTTTGGACGGGATGCGTTCCGCACAGCGACGGGCGTGCATGCGGCGGCGATCGTCAAGGCGCACGCCAAGGGCGATTCCTGGCTGGCGGATCTCGTCTACTCGGGTGTGCCTGCGGCCATGTTCGGTCGGTCTCAAGAGATCGAAGTGGGCCCCATGTGTGGGCTCTCCAACGTCAAGTTCTGGCTGCGGGCCCGCGGCTACGATGCGGACGACACCGAGCTCTGCGAGCGCATCCTGGCCGCGGCCAAGGCGTCGGATCACACCTTGAGCGAGGCCGAGGTGTTGGCCTTGATCGCGAGCGGCGTTGGCCGGTAG
- the fabG gene encoding 3-oxoacyl-ACP reductase FabG, whose product MHDSDAWSPQAAWMPEPGDEAWRGSIGGEELSSVLEPLTEPEPLAAHREFRDRVAIISGGSSGIGRAVAVELAARGVHIAFNYLDDGTSRTRREAQSVASELRMMEVRVVCDACDARDSAQVNRFVAHAVETLGRVDILINNAGVGRDRALWRMTDDEWRVVLQTNLDGAFFFTRAVAPHFRSQEHGKIVNVASVHGLRSEFGLSNYSASKAGLLGLTRSAAVELGRSNVNVNAVAPGYIRTTRLTEAVPPEILDRARERSVLGRLGDPQDVANVIVFLCSEAARHITGAVLPIDGGYLL is encoded by the coding sequence GTGCACGACTCCGACGCATGGAGCCCGCAAGCCGCCTGGATGCCCGAGCCCGGGGACGAGGCGTGGCGGGGCTCCATCGGCGGTGAGGAGCTCTCCTCCGTCCTGGAACCCCTCACCGAGCCCGAGCCGCTGGCTGCCCATCGGGAGTTCCGGGACCGCGTGGCCATCATCAGCGGCGGATCGAGCGGCATCGGGCGCGCAGTCGCGGTCGAACTGGCAGCGCGGGGAGTCCACATCGCCTTCAACTACCTCGACGACGGGACCTCACGTACGCGTCGGGAGGCCCAGTCGGTGGCGTCGGAGCTGCGCATGATGGAGGTACGCGTGGTCTGCGATGCCTGCGACGCCCGCGACTCCGCTCAGGTGAATCGGTTCGTCGCTCACGCGGTGGAGACGCTGGGGCGCGTCGACATCCTGATCAACAACGCGGGCGTGGGTCGGGACCGGGCGCTCTGGCGCATGACGGACGACGAGTGGCGGGTGGTGTTGCAGACCAACCTGGACGGCGCCTTCTTCTTCACGCGTGCGGTCGCGCCCCATTTCCGGAGTCAGGAGCATGGGAAGATCGTCAACGTGGCGTCGGTGCACGGCCTGCGCAGCGAGTTCGGCCTCTCCAACTACTCGGCGTCGAAGGCCGGGCTCCTGGGCCTGACCCGCTCGGCCGCTGTGGAGCTGGGGCGGTCCAACGTGAACGTCAACGCTGTGGCTCCCGGCTACATCCGCACCACGCGACTCACCGAAGCGGTGCCGCCCGAGATCCTGGATCGAGCCCGGGAACGAAGCGTCCTGGGGCGCCTGGGCGATCCTCAGGACGTGGCCAACGTCATCGTGTTCCTCTGCAGCGAGGCAGCTCGCCACATCACCGGTGCCGTCCTCCCCATCGACGGCGGTTACTTGCTGTAG
- a CDS encoding dodecin family protein: MAVAKVIEVLAEGSSIETAVEDAVAEASKTVKNIRSVYVQDIQAVVSNNAVSRFRVNCKVTFLVGS, from the coding sequence ATGGCGGTAGCGAAGGTCATCGAGGTCCTGGCCGAAGGCAGCTCCATCGAAACGGCCGTCGAGGACGCGGTGGCAGAGGCCAGCAAGACGGTCAAGAACATCCGTTCGGTCTACGTTCAGGATATCCAGGCGGTGGTGTCCAACAACGCGGTCTCCCGTTTCCGGGTCAACTGCAAGGTCACATTCCTGGTCGGGTCCTGA
- a CDS encoding ATP-binding protein, translating into MRAPRLGFWVAACVAAGGSLALALSGLGVGWALLAMLGLAAGAGWVTHRSLRPLQERVRALREGERLPALGSGGLRDLETLGRELGTVADDLAAAQEQSRRERAEMTALLDAMAEGAIELSDDARLIRANAAARRILEIREFRPFAPVEALVRDSELRDALEAAVVRPLDPVEVTPWDRTIMVRAQPLPSGGAIVTLQDLTEVRRLERVRTDFVANASHELKTPLTALRGFAESLLDDEPPPEIRRTFIESIAKNAVRLQHLVEDLLDLSRLESGGWRAELEAVDLAELAEQVWAETLEGTERRISFSVEGAGVAWADQRAVEQIFANLFSNALRYTPDGGQVRLVIRPGPERLQVSVSDTGSGIPPESLPRIFERFYRVDPARSRAEGGTGLGLSIVAHLARAMGGSVGATSRLGDGTTVTFTLPRATEEHGAGADA; encoded by the coding sequence GTGAGAGCACCGAGGCTGGGCTTCTGGGTGGCGGCCTGTGTGGCGGCGGGCGGCTCTCTGGCCCTGGCGCTCAGCGGGCTCGGCGTGGGCTGGGCGTTGCTGGCGATGCTGGGCCTGGCAGCCGGGGCGGGGTGGGTGACCCATCGCAGCCTGCGTCCGTTGCAGGAGCGCGTTCGAGCCCTGCGGGAGGGGGAGCGCCTGCCCGCGTTGGGGTCCGGCGGTCTCCGCGACCTGGAGACGCTGGGTCGGGAGCTGGGTACGGTGGCGGATGACCTGGCCGCGGCCCAGGAGCAGTCGCGCCGGGAACGGGCCGAGATGACGGCGCTGCTCGACGCGATGGCCGAAGGCGCCATCGAGCTGAGCGACGACGCCCGCCTGATCCGCGCCAACGCGGCCGCCCGTCGCATCCTGGAGATCCGCGAGTTTCGACCGTTCGCACCGGTCGAGGCGCTGGTGCGGGACAGCGAGCTGCGCGATGCCCTGGAGGCCGCCGTCGTGCGCCCGCTCGATCCCGTGGAGGTGACGCCCTGGGACCGGACCATCATGGTGCGCGCCCAACCGTTGCCGAGCGGCGGGGCCATCGTCACGCTGCAGGACCTCACCGAGGTTCGTCGGCTCGAGCGCGTCCGGACCGACTTCGTCGCCAACGCATCGCACGAGCTCAAGACCCCCCTGACGGCGCTGCGGGGGTTCGCCGAGTCGCTGCTGGACGACGAGCCACCGCCGGAGATCCGCCGGACCTTCATCGAGTCGATCGCCAAGAACGCGGTGCGTCTCCAGCACCTGGTCGAAGATCTGCTCGATCTCTCCCGCCTGGAGTCAGGAGGGTGGCGTGCGGAGCTCGAAGCCGTCGATCTGGCCGAGCTGGCCGAACAGGTTTGGGCAGAGACGCTCGAGGGAACGGAGCGGAGGATCTCCTTTTCCGTGGAGGGTGCCGGCGTCGCTTGGGCCGACCAGCGTGCCGTGGAGCAGATCTTCGCCAACCTGTTCAGCAACGCGCTCCGCTATACGCCGGACGGCGGCCAGGTGCGCCTCGTCATCCGGCCCGGCCCCGAGCGGTTGCAGGTATCGGTGAGCGATACGGGCTCTGGGATCCCTCCGGAGTCGCTTCCCCGGATCTTCGAACGGTTCTACCGCGTCGATCCCGCCCGATCCAGAGCGGAGGGGGGGACGGGTCTGGGCCTATCCATCGTCGCGCATCTGGCCCGTGCCATGGGCGGCTCCGTCGGGGCCACCAGCCGGTTGGGCGACGGCACCACGGTGACGTTCACGCTCCCGCGGGCGACCGAGGAGCACGGCGCGGGGGCCGACGCGTAG
- a CDS encoding Hsp20/alpha crystallin family protein, with translation MVSLTRWSDVPTRTLFRRELGRLFDDLLPELEVTENDGVWAPRMDLSETDKAYEIHLDLPGVSKDQIKVDFQDGCLSISGERKHEEKKEGKDFRRMERSFGSFYRSLTLPTAVLEDKIKATFKDGVLTIGVPKAPEVTPIHIPVA, from the coding sequence ATGGTCAGCTTGACTCGCTGGAGTGACGTCCCCACTCGCACCCTGTTCCGCCGCGAGCTCGGGCGCCTGTTCGATGACCTGCTGCCGGAGTTGGAGGTCACCGAGAACGACGGAGTCTGGGCGCCCCGCATGGACCTGAGCGAGACCGACAAGGCGTACGAGATCCATCTCGACCTGCCGGGCGTCTCCAAGGACCAGATCAAGGTCGACTTCCAGGACGGCTGCCTGAGCATCAGCGGTGAGCGGAAGCACGAAGAGAAGAAGGAAGGCAAGGACTTCCGGCGGATGGAGCGGTCGTTCGGTTCCTTCTACCGGTCCCTGACCCTCCCCACCGCAGTGCTGGAAGACAAGATCAAGGCCACCTTCAAGGATGGCGTGCTGACGATCGGGGTCCCCAAGGCACCTGAGGTCACGCCGATCCACATTCCGGTCGCCTGA
- a CDS encoding sugar phosphate nucleotidyltransferase translates to MKAIIPLAGKGTRLRPLTHVTPKPLVKVAGRPVMSYILDDLKALGVEEMVFIVGYLRDRVREYMDEAYPDVQVHYVVQEVQDGTAGAVKLAEPWADDELLIVFVDTLFEADLSLARSLGPDWAGAIWAKEVEDYQRFGVIVTDEHHAMQRIVEKPSEPISKLANIGLYYIRDHALLFEGIHHVIENVNPGKGGEYYLTDAFQYMVDKGARLFTAPVGGWYDCGKADTLLETNLHLLSTGRGGVDPRATVRGSEIHPHARVEEGAIVEDSVIDSNVTVERGARVVGSRVRDTIVGAGATILRSEVGESLIGESSEIEGFKGSVSLAPHSIVRG, encoded by the coding sequence ATGAAAGCCATCATCCCCCTCGCCGGGAAAGGGACCCGGCTCAGGCCGCTTACGCACGTGACCCCCAAGCCGCTGGTGAAGGTCGCCGGCCGCCCGGTCATGAGCTACATCCTGGACGATCTCAAGGCACTCGGTGTCGAGGAGATGGTCTTCATCGTCGGCTACCTGCGCGACCGGGTGCGGGAGTACATGGACGAGGCCTATCCGGACGTGCAGGTCCACTACGTGGTCCAGGAGGTCCAGGATGGGACGGCCGGCGCGGTCAAGTTGGCCGAACCCTGGGCTGACGACGAGCTGCTCATCGTCTTCGTGGACACGCTCTTCGAGGCGGACCTCTCCCTGGCACGCTCGCTGGGCCCCGACTGGGCGGGCGCCATCTGGGCCAAGGAAGTGGAGGACTATCAGCGCTTCGGCGTCATCGTGACCGACGAGCACCACGCCATGCAGCGGATCGTCGAGAAACCGTCCGAGCCCATCTCCAAGCTGGCCAACATCGGGCTGTACTACATCCGGGACCACGCCCTCCTGTTCGAGGGAATCCATCACGTGATCGAGAACGTGAACCCGGGCAAGGGAGGCGAGTACTATCTGACGGACGCCTTCCAGTACATGGTCGACAAGGGAGCGCGTCTCTTCACCGCCCCGGTTGGCGGCTGGTATGACTGCGGCAAGGCCGACACGTTGCTGGAGACCAACCTGCACCTGCTGTCGACGGGGCGCGGTGGTGTCGACCCCCGCGCCACCGTACGGGGATCGGAGATCCACCCTCATGCTCGGGTGGAGGAAGGTGCGATCGTGGAGGACTCGGTGATCGACTCCAATGTGACCGTGGAGCGGGGCGCCCGGGTGGTCGGGAGCCGCGTGCGGGACACGATCGTCGGGGCAGGGGCGACCATCCTGCGTTCCGAGGTCGGTGAGTCGTTGATCGGCGAGTCCTCCGAGATCGAGGGATTCAAGGGCTCGGTGAGCCTCGCACCCCATTCGATCGTGCGAGGTTGA
- a CDS encoding isocitrate/isopropylmalate family dehydrogenase, which produces MARTITVIPGDGIGPEVTHATLEILRASGADLDYEEQPAGVTALEQVKDPLPAATLESIQRHKVALKGPLTTPVGTGFRSINVAIRKEFDLFANVRPARSHTRGGRYEDIDLVLIRENTEGLYVGVEHYIGMHGDPRAAAESVMIITRFGAERVLEYTFEFAKRTGRKKVTLAHKANILKYTQGLFLDVGREIAKRYEGEIEFEDRIIDATAMHLVMNPYQFDVMVMENMFGDIVSDLMAGLIGGLGMAPAGNIGKDVAVFEAVHGSAPDIAGQGVANPTALTLAACMLLDHLGQREAATRIRTGLDEVLIHRLAPTRDLGGTATTREFTEAVIRAMK; this is translated from the coding sequence ATGGCCCGCACCATCACGGTGATTCCCGGAGACGGGATCGGTCCCGAAGTCACGCACGCCACCCTCGAGATCCTGCGCGCGTCCGGTGCCGACCTGGACTACGAGGAGCAGCCAGCCGGGGTCACGGCCCTGGAGCAGGTCAAGGATCCCCTGCCCGCCGCCACCCTGGAGTCCATCCAGCGGCACAAGGTTGCGCTCAAGGGACCGCTGACCACGCCGGTAGGGACCGGATTCCGCTCCATCAACGTGGCCATCCGCAAGGAATTCGATCTCTTCGCCAACGTGCGGCCCGCACGTTCCCATACGCGTGGGGGTCGCTACGAGGACATCGACCTGGTCCTGATCCGCGAGAACACGGAGGGACTCTACGTCGGCGTCGAACACTATATCGGCATGCACGGCGATCCACGGGCGGCCGCAGAGTCCGTCATGATCATCACCCGCTTCGGTGCGGAGCGCGTGCTCGAGTACACGTTCGAGTTTGCCAAGCGCACGGGGCGGAAGAAGGTCACGCTCGCGCACAAGGCGAACATCCTGAAGTACACGCAGGGGCTCTTCCTGGACGTGGGTCGCGAGATCGCAAAACGATACGAGGGAGAGATCGAGTTCGAAGATCGCATCATCGATGCGACCGCGATGCACCTGGTCATGAACCCGTACCAGTTCGACGTGATGGTGATGGAGAACATGTTCGGGGACATCGTCAGCGACCTCATGGCCGGGCTGATCGGAGGCCTCGGCATGGCGCCCGCGGGCAACATCGGAAAGGACGTGGCGGTCTTCGAGGCGGTCCACGGCTCGGCTCCCGACATCGCGGGCCAGGGGGTCGCCAATCCCACCGCCCTCACTCTGGCGGCGTGCATGCTGCTGGACCATCTGGGGCAGCGCGAGGCTGCCACGCGCATTCGCACGGGGCTCGACGAGGTTCTGATCCATCGCCTGGCGCCCACGCGGGACCTGGGCGGAACCGCGACCACTCGCGAGTTCACCGAGGCGGTCATCCGCGCGATGAAGTGA
- a CDS encoding DUF1499 domain-containing protein: protein MMSRLIRALTRNQAQTHPAARDPRLRGRRYAIPFDRVWNVATLLADQGLPGWRVTSWNDREGLIKAEARAGVFRWTDEVTIRITLDENAQTRVDLTSRSKVGKADFGMNARRIETFLRELDQRLEAAPDEILETSAGRPQRSGSSSSIGLRA, encoded by the coding sequence ATGATGTCCCGTCTCATCCGCGCCCTGACGCGCAACCAGGCCCAGACCCACCCGGCCGCTCGGGATCCACGGCTGCGGGGCCGGCGCTATGCCATTCCCTTCGATCGGGTCTGGAACGTCGCCACACTGCTGGCCGACCAGGGGCTCCCGGGGTGGCGGGTGACGTCCTGGAACGATCGCGAAGGGCTGATCAAGGCCGAGGCACGGGCGGGAGTGTTCCGCTGGACGGACGAAGTGACCATCCGCATCACGCTGGACGAGAACGCACAGACACGGGTGGACCTGACCTCGCGCTCCAAGGTGGGGAAGGCCGACTTCGGCATGAACGCCCGCCGCATCGAGACCTTCCTTCGTGAGCTGGACCAGCGTCTGGAGGCTGCCCCGGACGAGATCCTGGAGACCAGCGCCGGCCGACCCCAGCGTTCCGGCTCGTCCTCGTCGATCGGCCTTCGCGCCTGA
- a CDS encoding response regulator transcription factor, giving the protein MAGRQGEAEARRILVVEDEADIAALVAYQLTRAGFQVQTVSSGTDALKAVERQVPHLIVLDIMLTGLSGLEVLERLRSDPATHDVPVLLLTALREPSDRIRGLELGADDYLTKPFSPKELVLRVEAVLRRAVGAAAGSGSMLRALDLRLDPSAARCWWREQELQLTPTEFRLLQALMERRGRTLSRHQLLESVWDVDQRVAGRLQTRTVDMHMRRLRAKLGEAGEWVQTVRGFGYRFEPPDSE; this is encoded by the coding sequence TTGGCCGGTAGGCAGGGCGAAGCCGAGGCCCGGCGCATCCTGGTCGTCGAGGATGAGGCCGACATCGCAGCCCTGGTTGCCTATCAACTCACCCGGGCCGGGTTCCAGGTCCAGACGGTCTCCAGCGGCACCGACGCCCTCAAAGCCGTGGAACGGCAGGTCCCGCACCTGATCGTGCTGGACATCATGCTCACCGGCCTCTCGGGCCTGGAGGTCCTGGAGAGGCTGCGCAGCGACCCCGCCACGCACGACGTTCCGGTGCTGCTCCTGACCGCCTTGCGCGAACCGTCCGACCGGATCCGCGGCCTCGAGCTCGGAGCCGACGACTATCTGACCAAGCCGTTCAGTCCCAAGGAGCTCGTTCTTCGGGTCGAGGCGGTGCTCCGCCGGGCCGTGGGCGCGGCGGCGGGCAGCGGATCCATGCTGCGCGCGCTCGATCTGCGCCTCGATCCATCGGCGGCTCGGTGCTGGTGGCGGGAGCAGGAGCTGCAGCTGACCCCGACCGAGTTCCGGCTGTTACAGGCGCTCATGGAGCGCAGAGGCCGAACCCTGAGTCGCCACCAGCTCCTGGAGAGCGTGTGGGACGTGGACCAGCGGGTCGCGGGGCGACTGCAGACACGCACGGTGGATATGCACATGCGGCGACTGCGCGCCAAGCTGGGCGAAGCCGGTGAGTGGGTGCAGACCGTGCGCGGGTTCGGCTACCGCTTCGAGCCCCCCGACTCCGAGTGA
- the msrB gene encoding peptide-methionine (R)-S-oxide reductase MsrB — translation MSKKTTKSDREWREELDSEQYRITRQKGTERAFTGEYWDSKAPGMYTCVCCGQPLFDSATKYDSGSGWPSFYAPADPGAITEKDDRSLFMRRTEVLCSACDAHLGHVFPDGPAPTGQRYCINSAALRHEPRPTTEHTPDPNVIEEQEA, via the coding sequence ATGAGCAAGAAGACGACGAAGTCGGATCGGGAGTGGCGCGAGGAGCTCGACTCGGAGCAATACCGCATCACCCGCCAGAAGGGTACCGAGCGGGCGTTCACCGGTGAGTATTGGGACTCGAAAGCGCCTGGCATGTACACGTGTGTCTGTTGCGGCCAACCGCTGTTCGACTCCGCCACCAAGTATGATTCAGGATCGGGCTGGCCCAGCTTCTATGCACCGGCGGATCCGGGAGCCATCACGGAGAAGGACGATCGCAGCCTCTTCATGCGGCGTACCGAGGTGCTGTGCTCCGCCTGCGACGCGCACCTGGGACATGTGTTTCCCGATGGCCCCGCGCCCACAGGTCAGCGCTACTGCATCAACTCCGCTGCTCTTCGTCACGAGCCGCGCCCCACCACCGAGCACACCCCCGATCCCAACGTGATCGAGGAGCAGGAGGCCTAG
- a CDS encoding YncE family protein has product MGGGRRLAVGLTLAAALTHAGCGGDAWVSRLYVTSGFTDQVFVLDAATGALLDSIDVDLRPGESDEPHGIAIAPDGERWYVTLSHGEPTLWAFEAAGDRLVGRLRLDLPGASRVRITPDGQRAFIPDYYRSGMGAISGISVVDLDALTVAAELTVCAAPHDAAVSPDGALVAIACSLSDEVVLLDASSFTERVRVTAGDAPGSPGTPRYRPLNVTWLPDGSAFFVGMHAADEVVRFARDGTRGPTVATGPGPAQLAITPGGLLLIPHRMDGTLSVLDARTLREQARIPLGGAHPHGIAVSSDGGSAWLTLEGEAGTAGTVVAVDLVDLSVRWRRDLGGYLLGIAVREPSGGAS; this is encoded by the coding sequence ATGGGCGGCGGGCGGCGCCTCGCGGTGGGGCTGACGCTCGCCGCAGCGCTGACTCACGCCGGCTGCGGGGGCGACGCTTGGGTGAGTCGCCTCTACGTCACGTCCGGGTTCACGGATCAGGTGTTCGTACTGGACGCAGCCACCGGCGCGCTCCTCGACAGCATCGACGTCGATCTACGGCCCGGAGAGAGTGACGAGCCGCACGGTATAGCGATTGCCCCCGACGGAGAGCGTTGGTATGTAACCCTCTCGCACGGGGAGCCCACGCTGTGGGCGTTCGAGGCAGCCGGGGATCGGTTGGTGGGCCGCCTGCGTCTGGACCTGCCCGGCGCCTCCCGTGTCCGTATCACCCCGGATGGGCAGCGCGCGTTCATCCCGGACTACTATCGCAGTGGCATGGGTGCGATCAGCGGCATCTCCGTGGTCGATCTCGATGCCCTGACGGTCGCGGCGGAGCTGACCGTGTGTGCCGCCCCCCATGATGCCGCCGTCAGTCCGGACGGCGCGCTGGTGGCGATTGCGTGTAGCCTGTCCGACGAGGTGGTATTGCTGGACGCCTCCAGCTTCACGGAGCGTGTCCGTGTCACGGCCGGCGATGCGCCCGGCTCGCCGGGCACACCGCGCTACCGTCCGCTGAATGTCACCTGGCTGCCGGACGGGAGCGCATTCTTCGTGGGCATGCACGCGGCCGACGAAGTCGTACGCTTCGCGCGGGACGGCACCCGCGGGCCGACCGTTGCAACGGGCCCCGGTCCCGCGCAGTTGGCGATTACGCCCGGCGGCCTGCTGCTGATCCCCCATCGAATGGACGGAACGCTCAGCGTGCTGGACGCCCGCACGCTGCGGGAGCAGGCCCGCATTCCCCTCGGAGGGGCCCATCCCCACGGCATCGCCGTGTCCTCCGACGGTGGTAGTGCTTGGCTCACGCTGGAAGGAGAAGCGGGGACCGCCGGCACCGTTGTGGCGGTGGATCTGGTCGACCTGAGCGTCCGCTGGCGTCGCGACCTGGGTGGCTATCTGTTGGGGATCGCGGTCCGCGAGCCTTCGGGCGGTGCGTCCTGA
- a CDS encoding SIMPL domain-containing protein (The SIMPL domain is named for its presence in mouse protein SIMPL (signalling molecule that associates with mouse pelle-like kinase). Bacterial member BP26, from Brucella, was shown to assemble into a channel-like structure, while YggE from E. coli has been associated with resistance to oxidative stress.) translates to MPKPRRPSAAGRRGQTLASLPVALLVLASSDAPPLRAQMPESPAFVEVTGTGQISVKPDQSVVTFAVETEAPTAEAAAQENARLMERVLEAVRRTRLAALQVGTHGYQLQPVYRAAEEPGQVPRIGGYRALNFVRAQASDVTGVGRLIDAAIGAGANRVAGLEFQVADPEPLRLQALEMAVARARGQAETMARALGVPLGPVLEVHGGAESGGPFRPYLAREMMVADTPIEAGDQQITATVTVRFALQTHPDP, encoded by the coding sequence ATGCCCAAACCCCGACGTCCCTCGGCAGCGGGCCGCAGGGGCCAGACGCTGGCCTCGCTCCCGGTTGCCCTCCTCGTCCTGGCGTCCAGCGACGCCCCACCCCTCCGCGCACAGATGCCCGAGTCTCCCGCGTTCGTGGAAGTGACCGGCACCGGCCAGATCTCCGTGAAGCCGGACCAGTCGGTCGTGACGTTCGCGGTGGAGACCGAGGCGCCCACGGCCGAAGCGGCGGCCCAGGAGAACGCTCGGCTCATGGAGCGTGTCCTGGAGGCGGTCCGCCGTACCCGGCTGGCGGCTCTACAGGTGGGCACCCACGGCTACCAGCTCCAGCCCGTCTACCGCGCCGCGGAGGAGCCGGGGCAGGTGCCGCGGATCGGCGGATACCGGGCCCTCAACTTCGTGCGGGCCCAAGCCTCGGACGTGACCGGCGTGGGACGCCTGATCGACGCCGCCATCGGGGCCGGGGCCAACCGTGTGGCGGGATTGGAGTTCCAGGTCGCCGACCCGGAGCCGCTTCGGCTCCAGGCGCTCGAGATGGCGGTGGCCCGGGCCCGGGGGCAGGCCGAGACCATGGCCCGCGCGCTGGGCGTGCCCTTGGGCCCGGTGCTGGAGGTCCACGGAGGCGCGGAGAGCGGCGGGCCTTTCCGACCCTACCTTGCCCGTGAGATGATGGTGGCCGACACTCCGATCGAGGCGGGCGACCAGCAGATCACCGCAACGGTGACCGTTCGCTTCGCCCTCCAGACGCACCCGGACCCATGA